From Streptomyces griseorubiginosus, one genomic window encodes:
- the nuoH gene encoding NADH-quinone oxidoreductase subunit NuoH, producing the protein MSPYSAAEDLSMFGTDPWWLVVVKAVFCFAFLMVTVLFSIVWERKVVAWMQLRIGPNRHGPWGMLQSLADGIKLMLKEDVIVKRADKVVYVLAPIVAAIPAFMAIAVIPFGPSGNEISIFGHRTAMQLTDLPIAMLYILAVASVGIYGIVLAGWSSGSTYPLLGGLRSCAQMISYEIAMGAAFASVFLYSGSMSTSAIVEAQQDRWYIILLPVSFIIYVITMVGETNRAPFDMPESEGDLVGGFNTEYSSIKFAMFMLAEYVNMVTVSAVTTTLFLGGWRAPWPISTFWEGANHGWWPLLWFVIKVQLLLFFFIWLRGTLPRVRYDQLMKLGWKVLIPVSVVWLMLVATVRTLRNENYDFADIALYVGGAVLVLLLLSFVADMFREKSKAAAATTAEPVGFDPMAGGFPVPPLPGQEVAPVPRRRPHRERELIVSGGSDTQSDGGSTDGKEASDG; encoded by the coding sequence ATGAGCCCGTACTCCGCTGCGGAAGACCTCTCGATGTTCGGCACCGACCCCTGGTGGCTCGTCGTCGTCAAGGCCGTCTTCTGCTTCGCCTTCCTCATGGTGACCGTGCTGTTCTCCATCGTGTGGGAGCGCAAGGTCGTCGCCTGGATGCAGCTGCGCATCGGGCCCAACCGGCACGGTCCCTGGGGCATGCTCCAGTCGCTCGCCGACGGCATCAAGCTGATGCTGAAGGAAGACGTCATCGTCAAGCGCGCGGACAAGGTCGTCTACGTCCTCGCCCCGATCGTCGCGGCCATCCCGGCCTTCATGGCGATCGCGGTGATCCCCTTCGGCCCGTCCGGCAACGAGATCTCGATCTTCGGCCACCGCACCGCGATGCAGCTCACCGACCTCCCGATCGCGATGCTCTACATCCTCGCGGTCGCCTCGGTCGGCATCTACGGCATCGTCCTCGCGGGCTGGAGTTCCGGATCGACGTACCCGCTCCTGGGCGGTCTGCGCTCCTGCGCCCAGATGATCTCCTACGAGATCGCCATGGGCGCCGCGTTCGCCTCGGTGTTCCTCTACTCCGGGTCGATGTCGACCTCGGCGATCGTCGAGGCCCAGCAGGACCGCTGGTACATCATCCTGCTGCCGGTCTCCTTCATCATCTACGTCATCACCATGGTCGGCGAGACCAACCGCGCCCCCTTCGACATGCCGGAGTCCGAGGGCGACCTCGTGGGCGGCTTCAACACCGAGTACTCCTCGATCAAGTTCGCGATGTTCATGCTCGCCGAGTACGTGAACATGGTGACGGTCTCGGCCGTGACGACCACGCTCTTCCTCGGCGGCTGGCGGGCCCCCTGGCCCATCTCCACCTTCTGGGAGGGCGCCAACCACGGCTGGTGGCCGCTGCTCTGGTTCGTGATCAAGGTGCAGCTGCTGCTGTTCTTCTTCATCTGGCTGCGCGGCACGCTCCCCCGCGTCCGCTACGACCAGCTGATGAAGCTCGGCTGGAAGGTCCTCATCCCGGTCTCCGTGGTCTGGCTGATGCTCGTCGCGACCGTGCGGACCCTGCGCAACGAGAACTACGACTTCGCCGACATCGCCCTCTACGTGGGCGGCGCGGTCCTGGTCCTGCTGCTGCTCTCGTTCGTCGCCGACATGTTCCGCGAGAAGTCGAAGGCGGCCGCCGCAACCACCGCGGAACCGGTCGGCTTCGACCCGATGGCCGGTGGATTCCCCGTACCGCCGCTGCCCGGACAGGAGGTGGCGCCGGTACCCAGGCGCCGCCCCCACCGGGAGCGGGAGCTGATTGTCAGTGGTGGGTCCGATACTCAGAGTGACGGCGGATCTACGGATGGAAAGGAGGCGTCCGATGGCTGA
- a CDS encoding NADH-quinone oxidoreductase subunit G — MTVTTNAPSGGGEAAVPPEDLVSLTIDGAEISVPKGTLVIRAAEQLGIEIPRFCDHPLLDPAGACRQCIVEVEGQRKPMASCTITCTDGMVVKTHLTSPVAEKAQHGVMELLLINHPLDCPVCDKGGECPLQNQAMSHGQAESRFEGKKRTYEKPVPISTQVLLDRERCVLCARCTRFSNQVAGDPMIELIERGALQQVGTGEGDPFESYFSGNTIQICPVGALTSAAYRFRSRPFDLVSSPSVCEHCSGGCATRTDHRRGKVMRKLAANDPEVNEEWICDKGRFAFRYAQQRDRLEHPLIRNPEGELVPASWPEALQIAAQGLLASRGRAGVLTGGRLTIEDAYAYSKFARVALDTNDIDFRARVHSSEEADFLAARVAGRGRDLDGTGVTYTALEKAPAVLLVGFEAEEEAPGVFLRLRKAWRKHGQKVFSLATYATRGLEKAGGTLLPAAPGTETEWLDALAGGVGLDDDGSRAAEALRAAGAVIVVGERLAAVEGGLTAAVRAASATGAQLVWIPRRAGERGAVEAGALPSLLPGGRPATDPRAREEVASVWGVAELPHRYGRDTGQIVEAAMSGELQALVVAGVEVADLPDPARAREALQEVGFVVSLELRPGEVTEHADVVLPVAAVAEKAGTFLNWEGRVRFFEAALKPDQMTRRLAPTDARVLQMLADAMDVHLGLPDLRTTRAEIDRLGPWDGPRGTEPRETAAQLPRPAAGEAVLAGHRLLLDQGLLQQGDEALAGTRHAAHARVSAATAAEAGVKEGDLLAVTGSAGVVELPLQVTEMPDRVVWLPLNSTGGGVASDAGAVPGSLVRIGPATLAAEAPKEVEA, encoded by the coding sequence ATGACCGTGACCACCAACGCTCCCTCCGGTGGGGGAGAGGCGGCGGTCCCGCCGGAGGATCTCGTCTCGCTGACGATCGACGGCGCCGAGATCAGCGTGCCCAAGGGCACCCTGGTCATCCGGGCCGCCGAACAGCTCGGCATCGAGATCCCCCGGTTCTGCGACCACCCCCTCCTCGACCCGGCCGGCGCCTGCCGCCAGTGCATCGTCGAGGTCGAGGGCCAGCGCAAGCCGATGGCCTCCTGCACCATCACCTGCACCGACGGGATGGTGGTGAAGACCCACCTCACCTCGCCGGTCGCCGAGAAGGCCCAGCACGGTGTGATGGAGCTCCTCCTCATCAACCACCCGCTGGACTGCCCGGTCTGCGACAAGGGCGGCGAGTGCCCCCTGCAGAACCAGGCGATGTCCCACGGGCAGGCCGAGTCCCGCTTCGAGGGCAAGAAGCGCACCTACGAGAAGCCCGTGCCGATCTCCACCCAGGTGCTGCTCGACCGCGAGCGGTGCGTGCTGTGCGCCCGCTGCACCCGCTTCTCCAACCAGGTCGCGGGCGACCCCATGATCGAGCTGATCGAGCGGGGCGCGCTCCAGCAGGTCGGCACCGGCGAGGGCGACCCGTTCGAGTCGTACTTCTCCGGCAACACCATCCAGATCTGCCCGGTCGGCGCGCTCACCTCGGCGGCGTACCGGTTCCGTTCCCGCCCCTTCGACCTGGTGTCCTCCCCGAGCGTGTGCGAGCACTGCTCCGGCGGCTGCGCCACCCGCACCGACCACCGGCGCGGCAAGGTCATGCGCAAGCTCGCGGCCAACGACCCCGAGGTCAACGAGGAGTGGATCTGCGACAAGGGGCGCTTCGCGTTCCGGTACGCGCAGCAGCGCGACCGCCTGGAGCACCCGCTGATCCGTAACCCCGAGGGTGAGCTGGTGCCGGCCTCCTGGCCGGAGGCGCTCCAGATCGCGGCCCAGGGCCTGCTCGCCTCGCGCGGCCGGGCCGGAGTCCTCACTGGCGGCCGTCTCACCATCGAGGACGCCTACGCGTACAGCAAGTTCGCGCGCGTGGCGCTCGACACCAACGACATCGACTTCCGCGCGCGCGTGCACAGCAGCGAGGAGGCCGACTTCCTGGCCGCGCGGGTCGCCGGCCGCGGCCGTGACCTCGACGGCACGGGCGTCACGTACACCGCGCTGGAGAAGGCCCCGGCGGTCCTGCTGGTCGGGTTCGAGGCCGAGGAGGAGGCGCCCGGCGTCTTCCTGAGGCTGCGCAAGGCCTGGCGCAAGCACGGCCAGAAGGTCTTCTCCCTCGCCACCTACGCCACCCGCGGCCTGGAGAAGGCTGGCGGCACCCTGCTGCCCGCCGCCCCCGGCACCGAGACCGAGTGGCTGGACGCGCTGGCCGGCGGAGTCGGTCTGGACGACGACGGCAGCAGGGCCGCCGAGGCGCTGCGTGCCGCGGGCGCGGTGATCGTCGTCGGCGAACGCCTCGCCGCCGTGGAGGGTGGCCTGACCGCCGCCGTACGGGCCGCCTCCGCGACCGGCGCCCAGCTGGTGTGGATCCCGCGGCGGGCCGGGGAGCGCGGTGCCGTAGAGGCGGGCGCGCTTCCCTCGCTGCTGCCGGGCGGCCGTCCGGCCACCGACCCGCGCGCGCGTGAGGAGGTCGCCTCCGTCTGGGGCGTGGCCGAACTCCCGCACCGCTACGGGCGGGACACCGGGCAGATCGTCGAGGCCGCGATGTCCGGCGAACTCCAGGCGCTGGTCGTCGCCGGCGTCGAGGTCGCCGACCTGCCCGACCCGGCACGCGCGCGTGAGGCGCTCCAGGAGGTCGGGTTCGTGGTGTCGCTGGAGCTGCGGCCCGGTGAGGTCACCGAGCACGCGGACGTCGTCCTGCCGGTGGCCGCGGTCGCCGAGAAGGCCGGCACCTTCCTCAACTGGGAAGGCAGGGTCCGCTTCTTCGAGGCCGCGCTCAAGCCCGACCAGATGACCCGCCGCCTCGCGCCCACCGACGCGCGCGTGCTTCAGATGCTGGCCGACGCCATGGACGTACATCTGGGCCTGCCGGATCTGCGCACCACCCGCGCGGAGATCGACCGGCTCGGGCCCTGGGACGGCCCGCGCGGCACCGAACCCCGGGAGACGGCGGCCCAGTTGCCGCGGCCCGCCGCCGGGGAGGCCGTGCTGGCCGGACACCGGCTGTTGCTCGACCAGGGTCTCCTCCAGCAGGGCGACGAGGCGCTCGCCGGGACCCGGCACGCGGCACACGCGCGTGTGTCGGCCGCGACGGCCGCCGAGGCGGGCGTCAAGGAAGGCGACCTCCTCGCCGTGACCGGTTCCGCCGGAGTCGTCGAACTGCCGCTCCAGGTCACCGAGATGCCCGACCGCGTGGTCTGGCTCCCGCTGAACTCGACCGGCGGGGGAGTGGCCTCCGACGCCGGAGCGGTGCCCGGTTCCCTCGTCCGCATCGGCCCGGCCACCCTCGCCGCCGAAGCCCCCAAGGAGGTGGAGGCATGA
- the nuoF gene encoding NADH-quinone oxidoreductase subunit NuoF: MTLAPELKNNSPEKLLAPVLSAFWDEDKSWTLDVYKRHEGYEGLRKALAMSPDDLIAYVKDSGLRGRGGAGFPTGMKWQFIPQGDGKPHYLVVNADESEPGTCKDIPLLFANPHSLIEGMIIACYAIRSSHAFIYLRGEVVPVLRRLHSAVSEAYAAGYLGQNILGSGLDLDITVHAGAGAYICGEETALLDSLEGRRGQPRLRPPFPAVAGLYACPTVVNNVESIASVPAILQRGKDWFRSMGSEKSPGFTLYSLSGHVASPGQYEAPLGITLRQLLEMSGGMRPGHRLKFWTPGGSSTPMFTDEHLDVPLDYEGVGAAGSMLGTKALQCFDETTCVVRAVTRWTEFYAHESCGKCTPCREGTYWLVQLLRDIEAGKGVMSDLDKLNDIADNINGKSFCALGDGAASPIFSSLKYFREEYEQHITGRGCPFDPAKSTVWADSRTEVNA, from the coding sequence ATGACCTTGGCACCCGAACTCAAGAACAACAGCCCCGAGAAGCTGCTCGCACCCGTGTTGTCGGCCTTCTGGGACGAGGACAAGTCCTGGACGCTGGACGTCTACAAGAGGCACGAGGGATACGAGGGGCTCCGCAAGGCGCTCGCGATGTCACCGGACGACCTGATCGCGTACGTCAAGGACTCCGGTCTGCGCGGTCGCGGCGGCGCGGGATTCCCCACCGGAATGAAATGGCAGTTCATTCCGCAGGGAGACGGAAAGCCGCACTATCTGGTTGTCAACGCCGACGAGTCGGAGCCCGGGACCTGCAAGGACATCCCGCTCCTCTTCGCGAACCCGCACAGCCTCATCGAGGGCATGATCATCGCGTGTTACGCCATCAGGTCTTCGCATGCCTTCATCTATCTGCGTGGTGAAGTCGTCCCTGTGCTGCGGCGGTTGCACTCGGCCGTGAGCGAGGCCTACGCGGCCGGCTACCTCGGACAGAACATCCTGGGCAGCGGCCTCGATCTCGACATCACCGTGCACGCGGGCGCGGGCGCGTACATCTGCGGTGAGGAGACCGCACTGCTCGACTCGCTCGAAGGCCGCCGTGGTCAACCGCGGCTCCGTCCCCCTTTCCCTGCGGTCGCAGGCCTCTACGCCTGCCCGACTGTTGTGAATAACGTGGAGTCGATCGCGTCGGTTCCCGCGATCCTCCAAAGGGGGAAGGACTGGTTCAGGTCGATGGGCAGCGAGAAGTCCCCGGGCTTCACGCTGTACTCGCTCAGCGGCCATGTCGCGAGCCCCGGCCAGTACGAGGCCCCGCTCGGCATCACGCTCCGCCAGCTGCTGGAGATGAGCGGCGGCATGCGGCCCGGGCACCGGCTGAAGTTCTGGACGCCGGGCGGTTCTTCGACCCCGATGTTCACCGACGAGCACCTCGACGTCCCCCTCGACTACGAGGGCGTCGGCGCCGCCGGATCGATGCTCGGCACCAAGGCACTCCAGTGCTTCGACGAGACGACCTGCGTGGTCCGCGCCGTCACCCGCTGGACCGAGTTCTACGCCCACGAGTCCTGCGGCAAGTGCACCCCCTGCCGCGAAGGCACGTACTGGCTCGTGCAGTTGCTGCGCGACATCGAGGCCGGCAAGGGCGTCATGTCCGACCTCGACAAGCTCAACGACATCGCCGACAACATCAACGGCAAGTCGTTCTGCGCCCTCGGCGACGGTGCCGCCTCGCCGATCTTCTCCTCGCTGAAGTACTTCCGCGAGGAGTACGAGCAGCACATCACGGGCCGTGGCTGCCCCTTCGACCCGGCCAAGTCGACGGTCTGGGCCGACTCCCGCACGGAGGTGAACGCATGA
- the nuoE gene encoding NADH-quinone oxidoreductase subunit NuoE translates to MTTSSSERGVSLGMPELPAPAYPDDVRARLEADAREIIARYPDSRSALLPLLHLVQSEEGHVTRTGMQFCADVLELTTAEVTAVATFYTMYRRRPSGDYQVGVCTNTLCAVMGGDAIFAELQEHLGVGNGETTDDGKVTLEHIECNAACDFAPVVMVNWEFFDNQTPASAKRMVDDLRAGRPVEPTRGAPLCTFKETARILAGFPDERAGAVEATGGAGPASLVGLRLARGEAAPARVVHPREGASQDRDGSPQDRGVHEPSPTEHLSSHDAPQDTSASDPAHPAGPAAEEGE, encoded by the coding sequence GTGACCACGAGTTCTTCCGAGCGGGGCGTCAGCCTGGGCATGCCCGAACTGCCCGCACCCGCTTACCCGGACGACGTCCGAGCCCGGCTGGAGGCGGACGCGCGCGAGATCATCGCCCGCTACCCGGACTCCCGCTCGGCCCTGCTGCCGTTGCTGCATCTCGTGCAGTCGGAGGAGGGCCATGTCACGCGCACCGGGATGCAGTTCTGCGCGGACGTGCTGGAGCTGACCACGGCCGAGGTCACCGCGGTCGCCACCTTTTACACCATGTACCGGCGCAGGCCCTCGGGCGACTACCAGGTGGGCGTCTGCACCAACACCCTCTGCGCGGTGATGGGCGGCGACGCGATCTTCGCCGAGCTCCAGGAGCACCTGGGCGTCGGCAACGGCGAGACCACCGACGACGGCAAGGTCACCCTGGAGCACATCGAGTGCAACGCGGCCTGCGACTTCGCGCCGGTGGTGATGGTCAACTGGGAGTTCTTCGACAACCAGACCCCGGCGAGCGCGAAGCGCATGGTCGACGACCTGCGCGCGGGGCGTCCGGTCGAGCCCACGCGCGGGGCGCCGCTGTGCACGTTCAAGGAGACCGCGCGGATCCTCGCCGGCTTCCCCGACGAGCGGGCCGGAGCGGTGGAGGCGACCGGCGGAGCGGGACCCGCGTCGCTGGTGGGTCTCCGCCTGGCCAGGGGAGAGGCCGCACCCGCGCGTGTGGTCCATCCGCGCGAAGGAGCATCGCAGGACCGCGACGGTTCGCCGCAGGACCGGGGCGTCCATGAGCCGTCCCCGACGGAGCACCTGAGCTCACACGACGCGCCACAGGACACGTCGGCCTCCGACCCGGCCCACCCGGCCGGGCCCGCCGCCGAGGAGGGGGAGTGA